One segment of Capnocytophaga sp. oral taxon 878 DNA contains the following:
- a CDS encoding L-threonylcarbamoyladenylate synthase, giving the protein MSDSHLINKYLIEGKVILYPTDTVWGLGCDATNPDAVAKIFTIKQRNESKSLIILVNNTEMLQQYVAELPQKAIDYLKTITTPTTIIYNNPIHLAQNVIASDNTVAIRIVHDHFCQQIITNFGKPIVSTSANISGEPTPQFFKAISPAILAQADYIVPFRQNETDIKKPSRLVKFTSSGELIILRE; this is encoded by the coding sequence ATGTCAGATAGCCATCTTATTAACAAATATTTAATTGAAGGTAAAGTCATTCTTTATCCTACCGATACCGTTTGGGGGCTTGGTTGCGATGCTACCAATCCAGATGCTGTTGCTAAAATTTTCACTATCAAACAGCGAAATGAAAGCAAAAGCCTTATTATTTTGGTTAATAATACCGAAATGTTACAGCAATATGTTGCTGAACTACCTCAAAAAGCTATTGATTACCTCAAAACTATCACCACGCCTACCACTATTATCTACAATAACCCTATTCATTTAGCGCAAAATGTCATTGCTTCCGATAATACTGTGGCTATTCGTATCGTGCACGACCACTTTTGCCAGCAAATAATAACTAATTTCGGCAAACCTATTGTATCTACCTCTGCTAATATTAGTGGTGAACCTACTCCACAATTCTTCAAAGCTATCAGTCCTGCTATCCTTGCTCAAGCCGACTATATCGTGCCTTTTCGACAAAATGAAACTGATATAAAAAAGCCCTCACGCTTGGTTAAATTCACTTCAAGCGGAGAGCTTATAATATTACGAGAATAA
- the rplI gene encoding 50S ribosomal protein L9, with protein MEIILKQDVHNLGFKDDVVTVKNGYGRNYLIPQGLAILATPSAKKVLAENLKQRAYKEQHIIDEAKNTAKALLQLTVKIVAKVGAGDKLFGSINHADIATELAKAGHNIDKKFISIAGNTIKRTGKYTAAIRLHREVVVDFPFEVAAEVVKVEAKPTEKVEEVKAEATEQVAEN; from the coding sequence ATGGAAATTATATTAAAACAAGACGTACATAATTTAGGGTTTAAAGACGACGTAGTTACTGTTAAGAACGGATACGGGCGTAATTACCTCATCCCGCAAGGGCTTGCAATTTTGGCTACTCCTTCAGCAAAAAAGGTGTTGGCTGAAAACTTAAAACAAAGAGCTTACAAAGAGCAACATATTATTGATGAGGCTAAAAATACTGCTAAAGCACTATTGCAATTGACTGTGAAGATTGTTGCTAAAGTAGGAGCTGGTGATAAACTTTTTGGTTCTATCAATCACGCTGATATAGCTACAGAACTAGCAAAAGCAGGACATAATATTGATAAGAAATTTATCTCTATTGCTGGTAATACTATCAAACGTACTGGTAAATATACCGCTGCTATCCGTTTGCATCGTGAAGTAGTAGTAGATTTTCCTTTTGAAGTAGCTGCTGAGGTGGTGAAAGTAGAGGCTAAACCTACTGAAAAAGTAGAAGAAGTAAAAGCTGAAGCTACTGAACAAGTTGCTGAGAATTAA
- a CDS encoding FUSC family membrane protein, translated as MLTAILSFFKSFSFFKGIIKTIAVLIPIGLGSWFNRIDIGVPIALSVIAISPSDIPGNRGHLYGGLLIATLLAISSSILVNLTAPYEALLLPTIFVLTFINAYISLYGQRATMVSFAGLCAIATTLAHLQTGWDIVLYACYILIGAIWYSFLAYLLVKIRPRLYSEQLLGKCFALTAEFFAVRANLLLATDRTQGLKKLINLQTSLNENYEKFREAVLDSRSKSGKTDYLQRQFLIFIELVDIFELALANPVQYEKVDEVFGQHKECLQIYVAFIKELSAQLQLMSDYIGSRKEIKLSNSLKDLLQQMRKKNEELKAAAEELGEDKERWLMLRNFYIYIENQYHSIENIRLIFQNYYNSDAGVRDENTYRKFVSYQNYSLKRLKDHISLKSTFFRHALRLSIVVLVGYIIGDIFSINNAYWIILTVFIIMRPGFGITQERSLHRVYGTIIGGVASFGVIYLLPYPSLYLYIAILCMPIAFGLIQENYMYASIFITITAIFIFTLITPNIYNLIYDRLLDTVIGVGLSVGANYLVFPTWEHNTYKDVLTKSIKANIAYLQEVRILFNTEKSINTPYKVARKEAVLALSNLNTTFQRMLQEPKFMQSSNPSVYGIIVIQQSFLSSVASFGIRLNSKKTTFPKQVFNEAIDNLIVFLQYSLEIIIGQEKSPSPNYKLAIKQLNESVKEIITNSQEENNIVISMRETQFYREQFNYLFSLAKNLEHALKSIKNKS; from the coding sequence ATGCTGACAGCAATACTTTCTTTTTTTAAAAGCTTTTCATTTTTCAAAGGTATTATCAAAACCATAGCCGTGCTTATACCTATAGGCTTAGGGTCATGGTTCAATAGAATAGATATAGGCGTGCCTATTGCGCTAAGTGTAATAGCTATTTCGCCGAGTGATATTCCTGGTAATAGAGGACATTTATACGGAGGGCTTTTAATAGCTACCCTATTAGCAATAAGCAGCAGTATATTAGTGAATCTGACAGCTCCTTATGAAGCACTGTTATTGCCTACTATATTTGTACTTACTTTTATAAATGCGTATATTTCATTATATGGACAGAGAGCTACAATGGTTTCGTTTGCGGGATTATGCGCTATAGCTACTACTTTAGCACATTTACAAACAGGATGGGATATAGTGTTATATGCCTGCTATATACTTATAGGAGCTATATGGTATAGCTTTTTGGCATACTTGCTGGTGAAGATACGCCCACGTTTGTATAGTGAGCAGCTTTTGGGTAAGTGTTTTGCTCTTACAGCAGAGTTTTTTGCTGTACGCGCAAACCTTTTATTGGCTACTGATAGAACTCAAGGACTTAAAAAACTTATTAACCTACAAACAAGCCTTAATGAGAACTATGAGAAGTTCCGAGAAGCGGTGTTGGACTCAAGAAGTAAATCGGGAAAAACTGATTACCTACAAAGACAGTTTTTGATCTTTATTGAACTAGTAGATATTTTTGAACTGGCATTGGCTAATCCTGTGCAATACGAAAAAGTAGATGAAGTTTTTGGACAACATAAAGAATGCTTACAAATATATGTAGCGTTTATTAAGGAACTATCAGCACAGCTACAACTGATGTCGGACTACATAGGTTCACGTAAAGAAATTAAATTGAGTAATTCATTAAAAGACCTCTTGCAGCAAATGAGGAAAAAGAATGAAGAGCTTAAAGCTGCTGCAGAAGAGCTAGGAGAAGATAAGGAACGTTGGTTAATGCTTCGGAATTTCTACATATATATTGAAAATCAGTATCATTCTATCGAAAATATACGATTGATATTCCAAAACTATTATAATAGTGATGCAGGGGTACGTGATGAGAATACTTACCGGAAGTTTGTGAGTTACCAAAATTACTCATTGAAGCGACTTAAAGACCATATTTCATTAAAATCAACGTTTTTTAGACATGCTTTGAGACTTTCAATAGTAGTATTAGTAGGGTATATTATTGGTGATATTTTTTCTATTAACAATGCATATTGGATTATACTTACTGTTTTTATTATTATGCGACCAGGATTTGGCATCACTCAAGAAAGGTCTCTACATAGGGTATATGGTACGATTATAGGTGGTGTAGCCTCATTTGGAGTAATATACCTCCTACCCTACCCTAGCTTGTATCTATATATAGCTATATTGTGTATGCCTATTGCTTTCGGACTTATTCAGGAGAATTATATGTATGCTTCAATATTTATCACTATTACAGCTATTTTTATTTTTACACTTATAACTCCTAATATCTATAACCTAATTTATGATCGCTTATTAGATACAGTAATAGGTGTAGGACTATCTGTAGGAGCAAATTATCTCGTTTTTCCAACATGGGAGCATAATACCTATAAAGATGTACTAACTAAATCAATAAAAGCTAATATTGCATATTTGCAAGAAGTAAGAATACTATTTAACACTGAGAAAAGTATCAATACCCCTTATAAAGTAGCACGGAAAGAAGCTGTTCTTGCCCTATCTAACCTTAATACTACCTTTCAAAGGATGTTACAAGAACCTAAATTTATGCAAAGTAGCAATCCTTCTGTGTATGGTATTATTGTAATACAACAGTCATTTTTATCATCAGTAGCTTCATTTGGCATTAGGCTGAACAGCAAAAAGACAACTTTTCCTAAACAAGTATTTAATGAGGCTATTGATAACTTAATAGTATTTTTACAGTACTCATTAGAAATTATTATAGGACAAGAAAAATCTCCTTCACCTAATTATAAACTGGCTATCAAACAGCTTAATGAATCGGTGAAGGAGATTATAACAAATTCTCAAGAAGAGAATAATATTGTAATATCAATGCGTGAAACTCAGTTTTACCGAGAGCAGTTTAATTACCTATTTAGTTTGGCAAAGAACCTAGAACACGCTCTAAAATCAATTAAAAATAAAAGCTAA
- a CDS encoding NfeD family protein: protein MEIFNNLDVLLKGFWLVAIPVTLIFLIQMVLTFVGSDATDGTSADFDGDFDGSDTPFQLFSFRNLMNFLLGFSWTGISFYHIITNQILLIILSIAVGVLFVYLFFLIIRTLMRLSEDNTFKIIETIGKTAEVYVPIPAHKEGIGKIMLSVRGTVHELEAMTNGERIPSNTMVKIVSVQDAVLFVEQL, encoded by the coding sequence ATGGAAATTTTTAATAATCTTGATGTATTACTAAAAGGATTTTGGCTAGTAGCGATCCCTGTCACTCTTATTTTCCTTATTCAAATGGTATTAACTTTTGTAGGGTCTGATGCTACTGATGGAACTTCAGCTGATTTTGATGGTGATTTTGATGGTAGTGATACTCCTTTTCAGTTATTCTCTTTTCGCAACTTAATGAATTTTTTGTTAGGTTTTAGTTGGACAGGTATTTCCTTTTATCATATCATTACTAACCAAATTTTACTTATTATTTTATCAATTGCAGTAGGAGTATTATTTGTTTATTTGTTCTTTCTTATTATTAGGACTTTGATGAGACTTTCAGAAGATAATACATTTAAAATTATTGAAACTATTGGGAAAACAGCTGAAGTATATGTGCCTATTCCTGCACATAAAGAGGGAATTGGAAAAATAATGCTTAGTGTTAGAGGAACTGTACATGAGCTTGAGGCTATGACCAATGGTGAGCGTATTCCATCAAATACTATGGTAAAAATAGTTTCTGTTCAAGATGCAGTACTATTTGTAGAACAATTATAA